CAGCACTTCGCCGCGCCGCACCGGCCCGCCTTCGCGAAAGCGGATCACGGCGATACGTCCGGCGACCTCGGGCCGCAGCACGACCGATTCGTTCGAGCGCAGCGTGCCGACTGCGGTGACGTCGTCGGCGACGGTCTCGGAGGTCACCGTGACGGTCTCGACGCCAACCGGGTCCGCGTTGGCCGCAGTACCGGGTGCGCCGCCATTGCTCCGTTGTGCCGCAGGCACCGCGCCCGCTGGCTGCGGCGTCGCCGGGTTGCGGTTCGCGTAATACGCGTAGCCTGCGAGCGCGGCGAGGCCGACGAGGCTGAGGGCGACGATCAGGCGACGAGGGGCGGGCATGAAAGACGGAAGCTCTGGTGACGCACCGGCCCGCGGCAGGACTGGTGAAAGTTCGGAAAAACCGGGCGCCCCGGATGGCGGCGCGCACATCCGCCCGGCCTCAGCCGACTGTCGTCTGCGCCGCGCCTTCGGCCCGCGACTCGATGCGGCCGAGCCGATAAACGGTTTCGCCCGCGGCTTCGAGGTTTTGCACTGCCGCGTCGGCCTGCTCGGCCGACACGATGACGACCATGCCGACGCCGCAGTTGAACACGCGGTACATCTCCTGCGCGTCGACGTTGCCGGCGTCGCGCAGCCACTGGAACAGCGGCGGCAGCGTCCAGGCGGACGCGTCGAGTCGCGCCGTCAGGTTTTCGCCGAGGATGCGCGGCACGTTCTCGAGCAGTCCGCCGCCGGTGATGTGCGCCATCCCCTTGACGACGCCGGGGACCGCCTGCATCAGGCCGAGCATCGGCTTCACGTACAGGCGCGTCGGCTCGAGGATCACGTCGCGCAGCGCACGGCCGTGGAAGTCGGCATCGAGGTCCGGCTTGGCAAGGTCGATGATCTTGCGGATCAGCGAATAGCCGTTCGAATGCGCGCCGCTCGACGCAAGGCCGAGGACGACGTCGCCGGGGACGATGCGCGAGCCGTCGATGATCTCGGACTTCTCGACTGCGCCGACCGCGAAGCCGGCGAGGTCGTACTCGCCGTCCGGATACATGCCGGGCATCTCGGCGGTCTCGCCGCCGATCAGCGCGCAGCCCGAGAGCTCGCAGCCGCGCGCGATGCCGCCGACGACCGCCGCAGCCGTGTCGACATCGAGCTTGCCGCAAGCGAAGTAGTCGAGAAAGAACAGGGGTTCGGCGCCCTGCACGAGGATGTCGTTGACGCTCATCGCGACGAGGTCCTGGCCGACGGTGTCGTGCTTGTTCAGCTGGAACGCGAGCTTGAGTTTCGTGCCGACGCCGTCAGTACCCGACACCAGCACCGGCTCGCGGTACTTTTTCGACAGCTCGAACAGCGCGCCGAAGCCGCCGATGCCGCCGAGCACTTCGGGGCGCATGGTGCGTTTGGCGAGCGGCTTGATGCGGTCGACGAGCGCGTCGCCGGCATCGATATCGACACCGGCGTCGCGGTAGGAAAGCGAAGGTTTCGGGGAGCTCAAGTGGGTTCCTCTAGCGTACGGAATGCGGGGTTCGGCCGGACCCGGCGAGCGGGAAACTTGAGGCCGCAACGCCAAGTGGCTACATTTACGGGTTTCACGGGTCACTCCGGCACTTGCCGGGCACCTGCGCCAAGCTCGCGATTTTACTCGAAAATGACCCAATCCCGCGCCGACCGTCTGCAATCCGCCGTGTGGGTCGGCGTAGCGCTTGCGCTCGTCGCGCTGCTCTACGCGCTCGGGCCGATCCTCGCGCCGTTCGTCATCGCGGCGGTGTTCGCGTACATCTGCGACCCGGCGGTGAACTGGATGGTCCGGCGCCGCATTCCGCGCCCGCTCGCAGTGCTGCTGGTGATCCTCGGCCTGGGCGCGATATTGCTGCTGCTGCTGCTGATCCTCGCGCCGATGATCTATCGCGAGGCGCTCGCGCTCGTCGGCCGCCTGCCGGACCTGATCGAGCTGCTCAATTCGCGCGTCGCACCGCGACTGATGGAACGCTTCGGCATCGACGTGCAGCTCGATACGGCGTTCGTGCGCACCTGGATCACCGAGAACTGGAGCACTGCGCAGGACCTGGTACCGGTCATCCTCGGTCACCTGCGCGAAGGCGGCAGCGCGCTGGTCGGCCTCGCGGCGCTCGTGCTGCTGATCCCGGTCGTGATGTTCTACCTGCTGCAGGACTGGCCGCACCTGGTCGAGAACGTGCAGGCGATCATCCCGCGCCCGATGCTGCCGCGCACGCTGCGCATCTTCAACGACATCGACTCGGTGCTGTCGCAGTTCCTGCGCGGCCAGCTCTCCGTGATGCTGCTGCTCGCAGTGTTCTACAGCGTCGGCCTGTGGCTCGCCGGACTGAAGTTCGCGCTGCCGGTCGGCGTCATCACCGGCCTGCTCGTTTTCATCCCGTACGTCGGCTTCGGCGGCGGCCTGATCCTCGCGATCCTCACGGCCCTACTGCAGGCCGACGGCTGGTCGCCGCTGATCGGCGTGGCGATCGTGTACGGCCTCGGGCAGGCGATCGAGAGCTTCGTGCTGACGCCCTACCTCGTCGGCGAGCGCATCGGCCTGCATCCGGTCGCGGTGATTTTCGCGCTGATGGCGTTCGGCCAGCTGTTCGGCTTCGTCGGCGTGCTCGTCGCGCTGCCGGCAAGCGCGGCGATCCTCGTCGGCTTGCGCGAACTGCGTGCCGCGTGGGTCGCGAGCCGCCTCTACCAGGGCGACAACGAATCGCGCATCGAGGAGATCGGCAAGTGAAGCAGCTCGTGCTCGACATCCGCCCCGATGCACCGCCGACGCTCGACAACTTCGTCGTCGGCAGCAACGACGAACTGGTCGCTGCGCTCGATGCAATCGGACCGCGCGCCGCTCACCTCTATCTTTGGGGTCCCGCAGGCAGTGGTCGCAGCCATCTGCTGCGGGCGGCGGTGGCCGGAGCGCGCGCAACGGGCCGTCCGGCGCTGTACGTCCCGGCCGCCGAAGCGGGTGACGAGCTGCCGCAAACGGCCGGCGCGCTGCTCGCGGTCGACGACCTCGATGCACTCGACGCCGCCGCGCAGGTCGCGCTGTTCAACGCGTTCAACCGCGCGCGCGGCAACGGCCAGACGCTGCTCCTCGCCGGCGCGACCGCCCCGCTGCAGCTGGCGGTGCGCGAGGACCTGCGCACACGCGTCGGGCAGTGCCTGGTCTATGAAGTCCGCCCGCTCGACGACGAAGCGCGTGCGGCGATCCTGCGCACGCTCGCCGAGCGACGCGGCCTGCCGCTCGCCGACGAAGTGACCGATTTCCTGCTGCGCCACGGCCGCCGCGACTTGCCGAGCCTGCTCGCGGTGCTCGATGCGCTCGACACCGCGTCGCTCGAACGCAAGCGCGCGGTTACCCTGCCGCTGCTGCGCGAGATGATCCAGTCCGGCCTCGACATATGAGCCCGCGCCCGCATCTTCGGGCCGTGCCCGGCTCGCCTGTCGCCCCCGACTTTACCCGGACCTCATTGAAGGAAACCAGCTTGGACCTCGTACTCTTCGACCTCGACAACACGCTGCTCGACGGCGACTCCGACTTCGCGTGGGCGCAGTTTCTCATCGCCAAAGGCGTGCTCGACCGCGAAGTGCAGGAAGCGAAGAACATCGGTTTCTACGAGCAGTACAAGGCCGGCACGCTCGACATCTTCGAGTTCCTCGATTTCCAGCTCGCCCCGCTTGCGCGCCATCCGCGCGCGCAGCTCGACGCGTGGCACCGCGAATTCATGGCGACGGCGGTCGCGCCGATGATCACCGACAAGGCCCGCCGGCTGGTGCGCGAACAGATCGAGCGCGGCGCGCTGGTCGCAGTGGTCACTGCGACGAACAGCTTCGTCACCGGCCCGATCGTGCGCGAATTCGGCATTTCCCATCTCGTCGCGACAGTCCCGGCGCAGGAACACGGCGCCTTCACTGGCAAGCCGCGCGGCACGCCAGCGTTCAAGGCGGGCAAGATCGAGCGCGTCGACAGCTGGCTCGAGTCGCTCGGCCTGTATCCCGGCAGCTTCTCGCGCTCGTGGTTCTACAGCGACTCGCACAACGACTTGCCGCTGATGGCGCGCGTCACCGATCCGGTCGCCGTCGACCCCGACGACACGCTGCGCGCGCATGCGTTCGCCCACGGCTGGCCGGTCATCTCGTTGCGCTAAGGTGGCCGCGACGCCCTGCAAGGCCTGCGCATCGGTTATGATTGCACGCTTATGTTGACCGCTCCGCCCTCTTTCCAATGATCCGCAAGCTGCTGCGCAAAGTCTTCCAGCGCGCCGCGCTGCCAGTCGTGAATACCGAACCCGCGCTGATTCCCGTTACTCAGCATGGCGTTCGCCGCGAGCAGCTCTCGCCGGTCGCCCGCAAGGTCTGCACCGTGCTGCAGGAACACGGCCACAAGGCCTTCGTCGTCGGCGGCGCAGTGCGGGATCTGCTGGTCGGCCACCCGCCGAAAGACTACGACGTCGCGACGAGCGCGACGCCCGAGGAAGTCCGCGCGCTGTTCCGCCGCTCGCGCATCATCGGCCGCCGCTTCAAGATCGTGCATGTCATGAGCGGTCCGGAGACGATCGAAGTGTCGACGTTTCGCGCGAGCCAGGCGGCCGAAAGCACCGAGACCGACGAACACGGCCGCGTGCTGCGCGACAACGTCTTCGGCTCGCAGGCCGAAGACGCGACGCGGCGCGATTTCACCGTCAACGCGCTGTATTACGATCCGACCACCGAGCAGATCGTCGATTACCACCACGGCGTCGCCGATCTGAAGCAGAAGACGCTGCGCATCATCGGCGACCCGCGCGCGCGCTATCGCGAAGACCCGGTGCGGATGCTGCGCGGCGTGCGACTCGGCGCCAAGCTCGGCCTGACGCTCGACCCTGCCGCGCGCAACCCGATTCGCGAAATGGCCTCGCTGCTCGAAAACGTCCCGGCCGCGCGGCTCTTCGACGAGATGCTGAAGCTGCTGTTCTCCGGCTACGCGCTGAAATGCCTGGAGCAGCTGCGCGAGGAAGGCCTGCATCACGGCCTGCTGCCGCTGCTCGACGTGATCCTCGAACAGCCGATGGGCGAACGCTTCGTCAGGCTCGCCCTCGAAAATACCGACGAGCGCGTGCGCCAGGACAAGTCGGTGTCGCCGGGCTTCCTGTTCGCGACGCTGCTGTGGCACGAAGTGCTCGCCGCGTGGGAAACGCGCAAGCGCAACGGTGAGCACACCCAGCCCGCGCTGTTCGCGGCGATGGACGACGTGCTCGAAGCGCAGGCCGGCAAGCTCGCGATCACGCGGCGCATCGTCGGGGACATCAAGGAAATCTGGGCGCTGCAACCGCGCTTCGACAAGTGCAGCGGCAAGACGCCGTATCGCCTCATCGAACAGCCGCGTTACCGCGCCGCATGGGACTTCCTGCGCTTGCGCGCGCAGTCGGGCGAAATCGACCTGGCGCTCCCCGAGTGGTGGGACCGGTTCGCCCATGCCGGTCACGACGCGCGCGAAGCCCTGCTCGCCGAGGCGGCCGGCCGCGGCGAAGCGCCCGAGCGCAAGCGGCGCCGGCGCCGGCGCAAGCCGGCCGAGGCCGACACCGTCGCCGTCGACGCGTCATGAAACGGTCCGGCCCGGGCCGGACCGGCGCGACGCACGCTCCGACGCGCGCTTTCGTCGCGCTCGGTGCGAACCTCGGCGAGCCGGTCGCGACGCTCCGGACTGCATTCGAAGCGCTCGACAGCTTGCCCGACACGCATGTGGTCGCCCGCTCGAGCGTGTACCGCACCGCCCCAGTCGGCGTCAGCGGGCAGCCGGACTTCTTCAACGCGGTCGCCGCGCTCGACACGAGGCTGCCCGCGCGGTTGCTGCTCGACGCCTTGTTCGACATCGAGGCCCGCCTCGGCCGCACCCGCGTGTATCCGCAAGCGCCGCGAACGCTGGACCTCGACCTGCTGCTCTACGACGACGACACCGTCGCTGAACCCGGACTCGAAATCCCGCATCCGCGCATGCACCTGCGCGCCTTCGTGCTCGTCCCGCTCGCGGAAATCGCGCCGGCGACGATGATCCCGAGCCGCGGCCGCGTCGCCGATCTGCTGCCGGCAGTGCGCGACCAGGTGGTCGAACGCCTGCCCGGCTGATTCGGCGATGTCGGCTTGGCTGCAGGCGATTCCAGTCTGGCTTCAGGCTACGCTGCTGCTCGC
The window above is part of the Azoarcus sp. PA01 genome. Proteins encoded here:
- a CDS encoding AI-2E family transporter, which produces MTQSRADRLQSAVWVGVALALVALLYALGPILAPFVIAAVFAYICDPAVNWMVRRRIPRPLAVLLVILGLGAILLLLLLILAPMIYREALALVGRLPDLIELLNSRVAPRLMERFGIDVQLDTAFVRTWITENWSTAQDLVPVILGHLREGGSALVGLAALVLLIPVVMFYLLQDWPHLVENVQAIIPRPMLPRTLRIFNDIDSVLSQFLRGQLSVMLLLAVFYSVGLWLAGLKFALPVGVITGLLVFIPYVGFGGGLILAILTALLQADGWSPLIGVAIVYGLGQAIESFVLTPYLVGERIGLHPVAVIFALMAFGQLFGFVGVLVALPASAAILVGLRELRAAWVASRLYQGDNESRIEEIGK
- the hda gene encoding DnaA regulatory inactivator Hda; protein product: MKQLVLDIRPDAPPTLDNFVVGSNDELVAALDAIGPRAAHLYLWGPAGSGRSHLLRAAVAGARATGRPALYVPAAEAGDELPQTAGALLAVDDLDALDAAAQVALFNAFNRARGNGQTLLLAGATAPLQLAVREDLRTRVGQCLVYEVRPLDDEARAAILRTLAERRGLPLADEVTDFLLRHGRRDLPSLLAVLDALDTASLERKRAVTLPLLREMIQSGLDI
- the purM gene encoding phosphoribosylformylglycinamidine cyclo-ligase is translated as MSSPKPSLSYRDAGVDIDAGDALVDRIKPLAKRTMRPEVLGGIGGFGALFELSKKYREPVLVSGTDGVGTKLKLAFQLNKHDTVGQDLVAMSVNDILVQGAEPLFFLDYFACGKLDVDTAAAVVGGIARGCELSGCALIGGETAEMPGMYPDGEYDLAGFAVGAVEKSEIIDGSRIVPGDVVLGLASSGAHSNGYSLIRKIIDLAKPDLDADFHGRALRDVILEPTRLYVKPMLGLMQAVPGVVKGMAHITGGGLLENVPRILGENLTARLDASAWTLPPLFQWLRDAGNVDAQEMYRVFNCGVGMVVIVSAEQADAAVQNLEAAGETVYRLGRIESRAEGAAQTTVG
- a CDS encoding HAD-IB family hydrolase — its product is MDLVLFDLDNTLLDGDSDFAWAQFLIAKGVLDREVQEAKNIGFYEQYKAGTLDIFEFLDFQLAPLARHPRAQLDAWHREFMATAVAPMITDKARRLVREQIERGALVAVVTATNSFVTGPIVREFGISHLVATVPAQEHGAFTGKPRGTPAFKAGKIERVDSWLESLGLYPGSFSRSWFYSDSHNDLPLMARVTDPVAVDPDDTLRAHAFAHGWPVISLR
- the folK gene encoding 2-amino-4-hydroxy-6-hydroxymethyldihydropteridine diphosphokinase; amino-acid sequence: MKRSGPGRTGATHAPTRAFVALGANLGEPVATLRTAFEALDSLPDTHVVARSSVYRTAPVGVSGQPDFFNAVAALDTRLPARLLLDALFDIEARLGRTRVYPQAPRTLDLDLLLYDDDTVAEPGLEIPHPRMHLRAFVLVPLAEIAPATMIPSRGRVADLLPAVRDQVVERLPG
- the pcnB gene encoding polynucleotide adenylyltransferase PcnB, whose amino-acid sequence is MIRKLLRKVFQRAALPVVNTEPALIPVTQHGVRREQLSPVARKVCTVLQEHGHKAFVVGGAVRDLLVGHPPKDYDVATSATPEEVRALFRRSRIIGRRFKIVHVMSGPETIEVSTFRASQAAESTETDEHGRVLRDNVFGSQAEDATRRDFTVNALYYDPTTEQIVDYHHGVADLKQKTLRIIGDPRARYREDPVRMLRGVRLGAKLGLTLDPAARNPIREMASLLENVPAARLFDEMLKLLFSGYALKCLEQLREEGLHHGLLPLLDVILEQPMGERFVRLALENTDERVRQDKSVSPGFLFATLLWHEVLAAWETRKRNGEHTQPALFAAMDDVLEAQAGKLAITRRIVGDIKEIWALQPRFDKCSGKTPYRLIEQPRYRAAWDFLRLRAQSGEIDLALPEWWDRFAHAGHDAREALLAEAAGRGEAPERKRRRRRRKPAEADTVAVDAS